Sequence from the Phragmites australis chromosome 11, lpPhrAust1.1, whole genome shotgun sequence genome:
CCCATGGCATGACGATTTGGCACGACCCATGACACGACACACAAGAAAAATTGGGCCAGGCTAGCACGACACGGACACGCGAGCGGTGCCATGCCTAGGGTCTTGGCACGATggacggcacggcccggctcggCACGAATGGACCCGATTCTCGCAGAATTGTTGGTTGGTGATTGGAACGTACTGCCATCGACGATGGGTCAAGCTAATACAAGTGCCCGACAATCGGCACTCTTATGAGAATGCTCTAGCATGTATAAGCCTCTgagcgtcggatcatccggcgtgtataaACTGCCGGGGaaaatgctccagcgtgtaTAAATGCCTCAACGCCGAACCATCCTGTGTGTATAATTTTCCTGAGATTTGCCCAATTGAATCCAATCTTTATCCCACTTCGATatcttcttcatatattgcaactataagatctactaaaatatatacttgacaaacatattagtcccattaactatatcatcattaatcatcaaaatcacatacataccctaaaagGATCATATTCGCTATAGTGGCCATCAGGGTGTCACTGCTGAAGCAGCGCACTACCATGATGGCGATGCGACCTGGGCGACCAGCACGAGCGTCAAGGTTAGGAGCTCCGAGTTGACATTGGCTGGGACATCCAGTTGTGGTGGCGGTGGATCGGAGGTGCTCACGTTCAGGCTGAAGGTGAATGGCGTGAAGCCATGGGTAGGGAAGAAGTCAAGGCACGCGGAGGCGACCTCAGGTTGATGACGCCACGTGTTAGTTGTGGCCGAAGTGGTGCTAGGGCCAGCAACATGCACGTTGACCCAAAGACGACGAAGCAGGCGAGGACCATGACAATCGTGACCATGGAGGAAGGGGTGGCCATGATGACCACGAACCGTGGCCCTAGGGAGCATGGTGGTGATGACGACCTTGGGCAAAATGAAGACCACAACGACACCTGAAGTAATGGTTCAGGCGGTGATGACAGTCTTGGCACAGAACACGAAGGAGGGCAATCGCCAAAGCCATCAATATTCAAATTCGCCATGACGCTCACATGAGATCAATGAAGGCTTTCGTGCCTCTTGTTCTTCTTTACATTCACTCAGTGCAGAGCCTGCTGATTACTTGTTTAAACTAAATTGAATATAAAGACAGAGATACAAAAATGGATTCAACAGATTATTCTCATTACTAGATGTATGTATTTATGCACGATGAATAGTTATATTAATGCAGTTCGAAAGACATCCCTCCTAAATGAATATACATTGCCCAACAGGCATGCATAACCACCGGACAGTTGCCTGACAGTTTCCGGCGTTGTTCACTTTGGTTCGTAACAGTCTCCAGGCAACTTTGATGCCATGCAAGAACTGTTCGATTCTGGAGGCCAGCACAAAGGTTCAAATGAACTGGCCTTTCAAAGTTCTGCCAGTTCTAGTCTTACAGCCACTTGCCTTTGCACCGTAATATTATCGAAATACATTTCTGATGTCAAGCATATCCCAAATGCAGGCGAACAGTTACGCCGTATAATGGAACCGAGAAGCATGGTTATGGCATCGAATGGTGCAACTTTGTCTTTCTTGAATCCCGATTGATCCGTCTCTTCAGAGACGGCTCAGACATTTTTGTACCAATTATTCAATCATTACAAACTCTTAATAACCTGCATCTTGAAGCTCCAAAGGGATACACTAGCATTCCCTTTCAGAAGTATCAACCTAGTATCATTGCTTCCTCCAATACCTGCATGTACACGAGCTCACAGGCAAGGAGCTTCCAAATACAACCTGATGAGCAATGAGCAGCAACTGACCCATCTTGATGAATAACAGGGTCAGCTGATTAGCGACTTTTCAACAGATGCATTACCATCGGAACAATGCAAAATCTGAATTCAAAAGTGAGGTGAGAATTCCAGCAGAGACAACTTCCAGGCTACCGAACTTGGAAGTGATAACTAATAAAATTGCAATTTGCAACAACTGGAACAAAAGCAGCCAGGTAACAGAAGAGATATGACTTGATCACTCAGAACCAGTAGTGGGATGATGAATGCCTGATTGCCTGTTGCTACCACACAAATACTACTCAAGCAAACAAGTGATATATAAACCAAATATTCATAAAGAACTATAACTCAGGGTAATTTTCCTGATTTTCGTTTAATCAACATGTCCCCTTTTTCATGTCCAACACAATACAGACCCAACTGGAATGAAAAGCACAAAAATCCACCAAATACTCATAGCTCAAACACCAATTTGGTCCTGCTAGACCACGAGCAACAACTAACGACACTTAAATACtaaaacagaaacaaagaacaaaTTGCCACCCCATTCATGTAACTATAGAGTTGGTAATTCCTAGTCAGCCAGTCAGCTACATTAGTGGAGGCAAGGCCTTATCACTACAGCATGTCTGACAACAATGTAAACAACAGAAGAACCCAAAAGACAAGCATATTTCCTACCACCATAACCCATATTTACAGGCATGAAATGGTGAGTACAGAGATAACCTTACAGATGGCTGAGACAACAGACAGTGGCTTCACCGGTCCTATCATGTTAGCACAGTACATTCATCGGAGCTCAACATGCTAGTAGGACGGGTATGGAATTGGATCCCTTGCAGCTCGACGGCTAACATCATTCAGAACAGAACCAAAGACACGGCTACTATACTCGTATGTACCATTGCTTGCTCCCCTGCTGGGTAACCCACTTGATGGTGCTGGTCAAAAACAAAATTATAAGATTTAACACAAAATTTAACATTAAATTTCTCGTATTCCGAAAGTACCAAAGAAATTCTCTTACGTTGAGAGTGGGCATCGTATGAATGATTTGGTGAAATACCATAGCCTGCAATCCTTCCATTCACCACAGTATGTTGTGACAAAGGAGTATCACTTGATCTCATAAGTTGAGGAGGTTTTGGCGGTGGTATAGGGTTCAATCTAGGAGTAACAGGATTATTGCCATTTGAAGAGGGTTTGTCTTGCCCAGAGATCTGTCCAATAAATGCAATTATGTCAGGGTGTAGCCTTTTGCTAATACGTAGAAAACATAGTAAGCCAAGAACCTCAACTAGTAAATTACAATATCATATTGCACTTGTCCCAAATTGAGTCCATCATCACAAGCAGTATCATGTTCAGTGCATAACAGATATACCATAAAGAAAGCACTAACATTCAACTGTACAGCTATACTAAAATAATTCATATTAAAAAGGGAGCAAAAAGAAACGCACCGCAAATCTAAGTGTTTTATTATGAAGTCGAACAAGGCCAGAAAATAGCCTAACAGCATACTGGGCAATCTCCTCTGTTTCGTACTCAGCAAAAGCATAACCTTTTGATCGACTAGTTTCCTTGTCACGAGGAATGTGTAGGTCTACAACACGACCTACCTGAATAAGAATCTCATACAAAACCCTCTCAGGTACCTTTTCATCCAAGTTAcctatttaagaaaaaaaaaatacagttaCAGAATTAATACAATACAAGAGGAGTAGGTTATTATATTTGAAGTACAGAAACAAGAGGCAGAGTAACAAAATAACCAAACGTTAAACTAGTATCAGCACTGCACCAACACCAACAGCAAGATATCAGGATAAGGAAACCACAACATACACGTGAAGTTATGCATAAAACATCGCAAAAGAAGTTCATAAAGCAGCAAGACTATATTATGCAACCAACAAGCTGAGAACACCTACTAGTCAAACAAAAAACACAACAGATCCTCATGTGCCAGGCAAAGTTTTCATATTCCTTACTTCACAATAATGGAAGGATCAAAATCTTTGTTGTAACAATTTAAAACTACTAACGCTCAACTCAAACATTAAGTGCAACATGGTGTCATGATGAGCATGGCTTGCAATACCGTGTATTATTCTCAAACCATAGATGACACCCCTGACCATATCAAGCATCCATAACTTGCTACTGTTTTGGGTTTGTACAATTAGCTCTATGCCTTTACATGTTATGAATGCCAATTTTCCAGTGATGCACACCAATTTAAGATCATTAGTCTTTTTCACTGGGGAAAGATTACGACAGAACCTCACACAATTAACCCAAATAAAAACTAAAccggggtggggggggggggtggcaaAGCTCCTGCATTACACCATCTTAAGCATGGAAGGCTACCTAATATAAGAATCCGGGAGGGCAACCCGAAACCCTAAACGCAAACCACAATTTCATTCAATTCAGCACCTAATTACTAGGCGGAACCCATGAAATGACCCTAGCAAACAACACCAGCTGGGGCGCAGAAAAAGACCAAACCTCGCGAGCAACGCAAACTACAGTAATTAACCGAATGGAACCAACGGACAGAACAGGAGCAAGTCCGAAACATCCCAATTTGGGGGTGGAGATAACAGCGCCAGCAACCGACCAAATCCACTAGTTCCAGCACAGACAACCAGAAACGCCGCCGGAACCGCCGCGCCGGGCCACTCGGGCGGGCCTCGAGCAGGAGGGGACGCGGGGGGAGAGGAGATCTCACCTATGAAGACGGTGCAGCCCGGGTTCCTCGCCATGGGCGCCGGATCTGGGAGCCGGAGACGGAGGGGAGAGACTCTCCGGGCAGCGAAGACGCGTTGACGCCGCGGCGGATGCGAGGAGTCCAGCCGGAGAAGGCAGGCAAGCAACCGAAGCAAGTGCGGCCAGAGGCCACACGGCACGAGGCAGGCCAGGCGAGCGCACGGGAGATTGGAAGACGGTTCTTCACGGCGTTTGGTCTGGTGGACCGCCTGCGTGGTGGGCTATTTGTGGAGGCGGCTCGGCTGCCGACACCGAGACGGATGAGGGCTCGTGGGGCTGGCGGTGGGGTCCAATGCAGATGGGCCCGGGTGGCAGGGAGAGGGTTCTGATCTTTTGTGGTGGCGTGCCGCGTAGATATTTTTGCGGCCTTTTTTCATTAGGCTGACTCCAGCGGAGCCGCTGTGGACGTACTTTTTGCCGATCGCAACGTCCGCAACAGCTCCAGCAGAAACGCTATACAGCGCTATAGTGATACATGCACCTGTTACTATAGCGTCTGGAGTTGCAAATGTGCCGATCATTTGGAGCTGCGGTATTAATGTAGTGAGAGGATTATCATATGTTTgaaaggaggagaaaaataataaaagataggaaaaataaaaaaactgttaaaaataaaaaaataaaagatactgtaataatattagatgatactataataatattataaagaataaatttttaaatatctacttaagataattttaaaaaccaaaaatttaGACCTCTCTTAGTGGAGCACCTTTTACTAGTCCAGCCCACAATTAGCGACACTTCCGCACTAACTCCTCTCGAGTTCCTCACGCCAGCTCAACTCAGTCCACGTATCTCTCCCATCAAGGCTCCGCCCCGTGCCCCTCTCTTGGCTGGGCTCTTTTCACTTGGAGCACTCCGGCAGATCAGAAGCAGGGAGGGTTAGAGAGGCTGCAGCATACAGGCACCGTGTTGCAGACCCGCGGCCGGCTTCCCACAGCGAGTAACGTTCGATTTTTTAAttgttgcataattactatatTTAAGTTTAATCAATTTTTATTACCACCTGTGATAGTCTATTTACGAACTTCATAACACTAGATCCAAGGATACGGTTGActtaatttttattataatattttttaattgtcTAGTTTCTACGGTAAAAATTGGAGGGCAATCTCCGGTTAAATCTTTCAGGATATCGCTTTTAGTGATGTGATAGTAGCATGTTCCAAACTGGTTTTCAcaattaaattgaatatttttgttagggtgaattaaaattttaatttaacttCCATAATCATTCACCCCTTATGATTGTATATTTTGTGTGTAATCAATCCTACACAAATGTAgtaagaccatctctaactgATTCTCGTCAGGGTCCATAATCTCTTCGCAAAGaaattttcgttctcttcagtGCTCAAACGGTTTCTTTTTATGGTTTCCATAGCAAAGGGATTCCAAAGGTCATTCGCTTTAGAacgagattctctcttcttacccttcacgaatcccttcgaagaaaaactgttgaagatgaaacagaaaaaagagaaaaaggatgATAAAAGAAATTGGGAAGGaaatgaaataaaaagaatatgtttGTGCATGGTCTAATATCTTTGCATTGTCGTCTCATTGAGTCAGTCTGCTTTACTGTGCTGATGTGTCAGGGTACTAGTCATATTATGAAAAAAACCTGGCCGATGATCATCTCGGTTCAACGGTTTGATTGATAGTCGGACCACTGGTTTATAGAAAATAATAAGCTATTGATTTTCAGTAGTATAATGAGCGAACAAAGCGTAAGTATATTTAATATCCCGTCTATCACAACTTGAGGCCCAACATAAGTATATTACTGTAATATTTTCAACGCTTCGCGTTGCAAGTATTGCAGGTGGTCGGACCGTCGGGAGGGCAGAGAAAAGTCGCCGGTTCAACCGGTCTCGATCGATTCACAATGGTTCAGTACGTGTCTAGTCTTTTCGTTTGAGCAGACCAAACATGGCACCGGTTCTGGTCTGCGGCTAAACCAGCGGTCCGATCTGTTTTTAACTATGGCACCGATATTACGCATCTGCATAGCCCTTTCAGCACTAAAAAAAGAAGACTGAGTTTGCGCTCTTGGGTACTTAGGCTCCTCTGCCAGCCGATCGTGGCTCATGAAACAATTAAGTGACGAGTTAGGCAATGCTGCACTTACATGAGTAACATGTTCTCATTTGCAATAGTTTATTTTTACCATCCTTTAGAAGTACCAAATTGTGGTAACTGGTACTAAATTTCGAGACCATCGAAGACATCAGAATACGATAGGTCATATGGACACGAAGAGATCCTCTATAGTACTGTATCGTCACTGACATGTGAGATTAAACTCATATATTAGTAATTATTACTGTACCATATAATACTGTAGAGTATCCATGTCCCACGGACTCGACCCTACCTGATATGACACATTTTGGCGTGACTGTAGAATGCTTTGCAGCTAGGTTTCAAGAGAAACAAATGTAGTGATGCGAACGAAATCAAAACGGCAAGGATCACTGCTCTTGCACTTTGCAATTATGTAATCAGAACGAAAACAGCCTCTAATCTATGTACAAGGACATCGATGTGTATGTGTTCTAGAGTCCTGTTCTGAGTATTAACAAAAGCGTAACAAAAATTTACACGACAAAGAAGTCGTCACAAAACGCAGCATCAGAGAGGATCAGGAAGCATCAGGCGCAGCCTCCGAGGATCTCGGCGAGCCCCTTCCGCTGCTCGTCAGTGAGGTTCTCGGGGAAGACGACATCAAACTTCAACCTCAGGTCCCCGCGCGCGCCCttctcgccgccggcgacgggcATGCCTCCGCCCTTCACGACCTTCACGTACCCGGGGCAGATGACCTCGTCGCGGAATGAGCACCGGAACTTGTCGCCACCAAGCAGCCTGAACGAGAGCGACCACCCGGTCAGCGCGGTCACCAGCGGGACCTGCGCCTTCAGCACCAGGTCGTCGCCGAGCCTCTTGAACCGCTTGTGCCTCTTCTCCGTTATAACAAACACGGCGTCGCCCGTCAGGCAGCCTGGCCGCTCGTCGCCCGCGCCCTCCAGCGTCACCGCCGTGCCTTTCCTCCACCCGGGTTTCACCCGGATGGTCTGCGTCACCTCCTTCTTGGTGATCAGTCTGTCAGGATTCAGAAATGTACGTCAGTCGGTCAGTAGCGTGAAAGGTGAGCATGGTAAGCCGTCAGTCCAGTCAGTAGCACAGGAATAAGGGAAGTGCAGAGTCACTGGGTAGCTTATCCCTGCTCGATCGGCCAGCACCCTCACATGCAGGCAGCATGCATTACACACCACTTAATGCCCAAAAGGACCACTTCTGATAGGCGATAACCTCCAAAAGGAAGGCATTCTAACAAACATGAGCTCTTAGAAATTGCATGGCTGATCAAGATAAGGTTTGGGACACTGATTCCCCATGCCCAGCTTCAGAATCTTGCTGATCTCATTGAGTCATTGCATTGGTGTGTGATAGGTTGGACATAACCTTGCAATAATAGGGTAGATGACACAGGGGCAGGAGGCAGACAGCAAACGACGGATGAGTAAAGATTTCATGTCTAATGCAGAGCAAGCTGAATATTTTGGCGATAAAAGTGGCCTGTGACTGGCTGGAGAAACTAACCCCCATAACCTGAAAGGTTGTACCACTGAACTGCTTGAGTGTCTCCCTTAATGTGGAGTGCTTGTTAAGATTTTGTTCCATAAAGTACACCCCATAATTCGGCTTAAAGTATTTGGTGTCACAGTAACAGCTCTGCTTGCATAGCCTGAAGCtttcaaagaagcatttatctagCACATGTTAAAATGTAAAGGTTCTTCTGGTTAAACAGAAAATGGGTGCACCCTTTTATTTTTAACATATTTACTACCTTTCTTTTATCTGAAAGTGGCACCAGCATTGGCGAACAAACCTCTCAAAAAACAATGGCAAAATGGATTTCTACTTTCTAGGAACATTTTGTCTAGGAGTACAGACTGAACACTGAATGATCCTTTCTAAATTCAGAGCTATGCAAGTTGCGCCGGTGTGGGAATTGTAATTTCAGCGGATATTGTCATGTCTAGCAGCATAATATATTCTGCTATCACATAGGAAAGAGTATAAAAGGCTGTCAAAAAATtgctatttttattctttttttaaaaaaaaacacgatTTACGGCATTAAGTTCACTGGAGAGTGGAGAACACCGCTAAACGGCAATGATGCTGTCAGAAACAGGTTAAAACTGCACACATGAATCATGGATGTCTCTATTCGTCGTACGGTTCTACGTCATCCTAGGTGAGCGAGACAGCTTACCCGTTCTTGGTGAGGACGTCGCGGGTGTACCTCACCTCCTTCTTGCACCCGTTGCAGAGCTCCTCGAGGGTGCACTCCACCTTGCACTCCAGCGGCGGCGCCTTGCGCACCACGTAGCTGGAGAACTCGGCGAAtgcgcgccgcccgccgcccgcGACGTTGCTGCAGGAGCTGTACACCTTCTTGGTCGACTCCCACGCCGGCGTGCAGGGCCCGGCGCTCCCCGCCACGCCGGCCTTCTCATCCCGTGCTCTCGCTATAGCCGGTGTGGCATCCCCGACGTTGCTGTCCTTCTTGGCCGCCCTACTCCTCACTTCGTCCCACGCGGCGAACACCGCCCTGTTCTCCTGCCAGTCCAGCAGCGCCTGCCAAAACAGCAACGCTACAATCAGCATCACCATGCACCACGCAGGAAGAATTGGCATCGATCGGCGGTCACCTCGTAGGCCTCGGTGATGGCCTTGAACCGTGCCTCGGCCTCGGGCCTGGACGCGGGCGGGTGCTTGTCGGGGTGCCACTGCCGCGCCAGTGTCTTGTACGCCGCCCTGACCCCCTGCGGGGAGGCGTCCTTGGCGACGTGCAGGATCTCGTAGTACAGCTCCGGTGGGTTCCCCATTGGCCCGCCCGGGGATCGGAGTGGCCTGGCGCGCGAGGCCAAGATCAACGAAACGGATGAACAGcagagagtgagtgagtgagagaggaTTCAGGAGGGGCTGGGACCTGGCAGGGTGCTAAAATGGGCAGCGAGTAGGAGTGGATCGAGAGATGCGTGGCTGTTTTGTAGGGATGCATGCTTGGACCGGAGAGCGAGAGGGCGGAGACGAGAGCGACGGGGGCAGTTGGCGCGAGGTGGAGGTACGAGTGGTTGTACAACAGGTAGGCCACGAGGGACATGGGTCGTGCGTGCTTCTGGTCGAGATGCAGAGGACGCCACGACGCCAttgccattgccattgccattgccaTGTACGCATCAGTACAGCATCAGGTGGTGTGAGGTTTGGGGATGGCGCTGGGACATTAGTGCGGTGAGGCAGCCAGGAGGGGCCCTAGATATCATGTGTTTCTGCTTCTGACTGCCTGTATTCAAATCACAATACAGATCTACAAGTTTGAGGCCGTATGGATCAATCGAGTTAACCCCGTCCATGAGATACGCGTTTGGCGCCGGAGCCGTATGTGCCGAAACAGTCTGGACGCTGTACGCTCGTACTGCTATACGTTTCAGGTGCTACCAAAGCTGTCGAGAATGCAGGCATCCAGCAGCGGGCGCAGGGCTGTAGATTAACCGGCTAGTACTCCACAGCCGCCAGCTTGATCATCATGCAGGAGCCAGGGCCGTGTTCCTGCGACCATGATATCATCTGCGGCATACGTACAGAAATGTTATCGTACTTGTACTGTCGTACCGaggaaaaatagttttaaaaaactGTTCTTTCCTTTCGTATGTACGTGATACCCTGAGTCCTCACATGCACGATGACAGGGCTCATCGCATTAACTGGTAGGTTTTGTTCCGATCCAAATAATCGAATCGAATCGAATCGAAGCACACTTCCATTTGTTATCGCTGTACGTTCGGTTCAGGCTTGAACTGGCTCTGTATCGCAATTCACAGCAGCAGATTATGTCAGTTACTCGTGCGCTCTTGCTGTCCAGTATAGCTGGCGAACTAGCTCTGTAACTTCTGCCAGGATCCAAGCACGCACGTGTGCCTAGTGGCGGAGCTTGAGCCAAAATTCAATGGAGGCTAAAAAAGAACTGTGCTGCAGCAAAGACCGAAGATTGAGCCGTTGGCAGAGGCCATAACAAGATTAAATTCTAGGCCGTAGCCATTTTAATAGTGGATTGAAGCTTTTTTTTGTTGGGCGTGGCCTCAATGAAGCTCCACCCTTGCATCTGCCTGTTGAAAGTGGGGAGTACAATGAGAGCAAAAATAAGCCTCTGAAATGATTATTCATTGctaagaaaccaagttaaaatgtggcTTGATTTATTTACGATGAGTAATTGATAAATGTGTTGTTTtagtttaataatttttaattgcatgggcatgatgatttttgaattacatatgcatatatatgtgttgcaatgatgttcatggctaaccaaagttgctgagaaaatagagttagcGTGTTTGTCTCTGGGTCCAGAAAAATTATACACGTCGGATAATCTGACGATGGGGATTTtctacacgccggatgttccgaCGTTCTGATGGGACACATGCCAGAGCGTTTCAACTCTAAGGCGGAAGTTGAAGTACACACCGAATAATCTGGTGATGGGCATTGTGAACGTCGGagtaattcttgcagagagattgcagaATCAAGTCTGGTATACttgaactcgccggatggtTCGACAATGCTGTGTATGAACACCGGAGTGATCGCCGGAGCAATTCTTGTAGAGAGAGTGCAAAACCATGGTCTGAAAGATTTGAATGCGCCAGATGTTCCGGCGATGGGACGAAGAACACGCTAGATCATTTTGTGTAGAGTGGTTGCAAAACTTGCCGGTTTGACAAGttgcacacgccggatggtccgacgcttaGGAGGTGTGCATGCCGGACCATCCAACGTTCATGATTTCTTTGAGAAGTGCTTTAACTGAGGATTTTTAATTATGAACTAATTTATAATGaaattggagatatgtgtttgcttgtctaatgttgtgcagatgatggatgcaacttggcagccGAAGGctggatgatcggggccaagtgaGGTGCTTAGTGCCAGACGATCGAGGCAGTCGAGCGGAGTTAAGGGTGGTCCTAGTTGTGCAAATGGAAGTTAAGTAAAGcttggaaggaaggatgaagatgacatgttgataaagtcaagcgaagaggataccggtgcaagtgacaagacgacccGAGCGATCAGGAGTAGGAGAGATCTGCCGACGGTCAatatcgcaagatggagtacatgtatcaacatcaggatgcttgcttggggTCAAAGCAAGCACTAGTATGTCACACTTTGAAAAGCGTGCAAGATGGTTTCACGGTTTAGCCTCAAACCCGTAGAAGGGTGGAGTGCACGTGtgatcatcgcgaagcttgcgtagAGAtaaagctaagttatgaaggcgCTATAgtcgtccgatggatggagggaaaaatagaccaaaatactctcggtggtaggtaggagtgtactacaagagagagatattttagaaaaaaaactaggaaacttaggggtcatgGAACCTAAACTTATAAATTAAGGGGTATGACTATAAGAGAGGTGGAATCAGCCACTTAGCCCCTTGAGTTAttcatatgagagccttgtgctagtgttttagaggagagaaagatgagtgcttagcctatgtattaggtgagagctttgcgagaaaaaatatttataatatgtttaaaatagggctgacctttgGAAGTAAaaatgtttatttttcttcttatgaTTGTATTCatattcttcttgtttttctctattggttactttgtaagtttgtaagtttttggttttcagttgtgatttttatttttatgcttatgctgaaatttttcatctTCTTggagtcattcttcttgttgctaaaaacataaaattcacatacaaacaTACACAATAAGGTATTGAATTCCCCttcctctaaatcatcaatttagagagtttcttttcttgtgtctattctttttgatcaaagtgtttctttcttcaagttaAAATCTTTTATGGCTATGACTTGTAGAATTGGTTTCAATGGAAGCTAAGGTTCATATACAAATATGAGAGCCATAATTTTATTTGTGTTCTTGATTGCAACTTGCTTCTTTCTATATTTTACTTCCGTTTGAGTTTTTTATGTGTTCGGTGAAACAAAAGGAGAAGACCATCTAATTAAAAG
This genomic interval carries:
- the LOC133884713 gene encoding uncharacterized protein LOC133884713 isoform X2, which translates into the protein MARNPGCTVFIGNLDEKVPERVLYEILIQISGQDKPSSNGNNPVTPRLNPIPPPKPPQLMRSSDTPLSQHTVVNGRIAGYGISPNHSYDAHSQPPSSGLPSRGASNGTYEYSSRVFGSVLNDVSRRAARDPIPYPSY
- the LOC133884713 gene encoding uncharacterized protein LOC133884713 isoform X1 — its product is MARNPGCTVFIGNLDEKVPERVLYEILIQVGRVVDLHIPRDKETSRSKGYAFAEYETEEIAQYAVRLFSGLVRLHNKTLRFAISGQDKPSSNGNNPVTPRLNPIPPPKPPQLMRSSDTPLSQHTVVNGRIAGYGISPNHSYDAHSQPPSSGLPSRGASNGTYEYSSRVFGSVLNDVSRRAARDPIPYPSY
- the LOC133885311 gene encoding uncharacterized protein LOC133885311, yielding MGNPPELYYEILHVAKDASPQGVRAAYKTLARQWHPDKHPPASRPEAEARFKAITEAYEALLDWQENRAVFAAWDEVRSRAAKKDSNVGDATPAIARARDEKAGVAGSAGPCTPAWESTKKVYSSCSNVAGGGRRAFAEFSSYVVRKAPPLECKVECTLEELCNGCKKEVRYTRDVLTKNGLITKKEVTQTIRVKPGWRKGTAVTLEGAGDERPGCLTGDAVFVITEKRHKRFKRLGDDLVLKAQVPLVTALTGWSLSFRLLGGDKFRCSFRDEVICPGYVKVVKGGGMPVAGGEKGARGDLRLKFDVVFPENLTDEQRKGLAEILGGCA